The window CTCTGCAATGCATAATATGATTAAACAGAAAACAGGCTGCAGAGACCCTTATCATAAAGAGAAGATTGAAGGTAATGAAATTGCTTTAAAATATTTGCCGGACGTCAAAAAGATACTTGAAAATGATGACAGTCTGGAAAACTATGTTAAAATTGCAATCATAGGCAATATTTTGGATTTTGGTGCATTCACATTGGATGATGATATCGAAAGCGTCATTAAGGATTCCTTGAAAAAAGATTTGGTTATTAAGGATATTGAAGAGTTTGAAGAATCCCTCAAGACAAATGATAATGTATTGTATCTGGTGGACAATACCGGTGAAATAGTTTTTGACAAGTTACTTCTTGCTAAAATAAAGGAATACGGTTTGAATATTACAATAGCAGTTAAATCAGAACCTATCTTAAACGATGCCTGCATGGAAGAAGCACTTGATGCAGGTCTTGACGAATTTGGCGAAATTGTCGAGATAGGTGCGGGAACTGTAGGTTATGTGGATAGTGAAATTTCAGATGAGTTTAGAAAAATCTTTGATGCCCACAGATTTATAATTTCAAAAGGAATGGGAAATTATGAAGGTTTAACTGAGATAGATTTGTCTGAAAAGGAAATTTACTTTTTATTATGTTCAAAATGCGGCACCATATCAAAAGACATAGGGGTCAATTTACATGACATGCTTCTTTTCAAGAAATGATTAAAGTGATTTAATGATTATTGGTTTAATAGGTTTTGGCAGGGTTTCTAAAAATCTTTTAAAGTTAATCAAATCAGAGGATATTCAATTTATAACATCTTGTGAAAAAAGGTCTGGCGAAACCTGCAAAAGAATAGAACAGGAAAATATTCAGGTTTTGAATACATTTAAAGAGGTGGCTGTCAAATCGGATATTTTAATTTCAGCAACTTCGCCGAAATCAGCTTTGGCCGTTGCAAAAGAATATGGAAAATATGTTGATGGAATATATCTGGATTTGAATAATATTTCACCCGATACAACATTGGAAATGAATCAATATGTCAGTAACCTTATTGATGGTGCTATAATAGGCAAAATCGACAGTGAAAATCCTATTTTATATCTTTCAGGAAAAAGGGCTGATGAACTGTTGTTTTTTAATGACTTTCTCAAAACCAGAAAAATCAGTGATAATGTAGGTGATGCAGCTATTTTAAAAATGCTTAGAAGTTCTTATACAAAATCTCTATCTGCTCTTTTGATTGAATCATATGAAATTTCCAGAAACTGCGGTCTTGATGACGAGTTTTTTGAAACATTGGCACTGACTGAGGGTGATGATTTTAAGGAAAAGTCACTTTCAAGAATTGAAAACACATTAAAAAATTCCAAAAGAAAATCAGAAGAATTGGAAGAAATAATTGATTATTTTGATGGAAATGAATTGATAATGGTTAAGGCAGCATTAAAAAAACTTAACCAATAATTACTTTAACTTTAAATCCTTTTTTAGCTTTTTTTATACTTCCGGTAACTGGAATAAAATGAGAATCCATAATATACCTTAAATAGGTTACTTCAACTGCTGGAAGTCTCAGATTTGTTTTTATTTTCTTGCCTTCACTTTTGAACTGAACTGAAATCTTGCCGTTTTTGTCAACATATAAATCGGTTTTGATGCCTTCTTTTGTAATTTTTGTTTCAAATTTTGTCAAATTGAGTCCGGCCTCTAATGATAATGGAGCATCGACATTTATATTCTCGCTTCTAAATATGTCATTGGCTTCACGTGCGCTTACACCTTTTTCAGACTCGCTTGCAACATACCATGCTCTGTCAATTACTTTTTGAACCTTCTGGTTATCAGGTATTACTCCCTGTGCCTCATAGCTTTTCATCAAGTCCATTACTTCTTTTTTTGTAACTTCCATTTCAATTGAACTGATGGCAAGTCTTGTCATTACAGGACCATAATTTGATCTTCTAAAAGCGGCCCAAATAGATTCAGGGTCTCTATAAACTCTTCTTTTTATTATCTCATTTATGGTGTTTCCATTAAGATAAGCTATTTTTTCAAGATTGCCTCTTGAATATGTATTCATACGCTTATAGATGTCTTTCCAGTTTCTATCTCCCGGAACCCTGCCTGCGTCAATTTCGCGCTGCAGAATCTCAACACTTGTTTTTGGTAGCAGTTTTTCAATATCTGCTGTAATTTCAAGGTCATTATCAATAATGGATTGGCGAATTAATCTGCCTGAGTATTTGTCCTTGCTGAATTCTTTAATAACGTGATAGTTCAGTTTTCCGCCTAAAAACTCATTTATTGCATACCATCTT is drawn from uncultured Methanobrevibacter sp. and contains these coding sequences:
- a CDS encoding DUF89 domain-containing protein; translation: MKISYECGPCFLRQAREAMDLSTGDELLKMELMEDIFEFLHDNFKLGANSNSTGSAMHNMIKQKTGCRDPYHKEKIEGNEIALKYLPDVKKILENDDSLENYVKIAIIGNILDFGAFTLDDDIESVIKDSLKKDLVIKDIEEFEESLKTNDNVLYLVDNTGEIVFDKLLLAKIKEYGLNITIAVKSEPILNDACMEEALDAGLDEFGEIVEIGAGTVGYVDSEISDEFRKIFDAHRFIISKGMGNYEGLTEIDLSEKEIYFLLCSKCGTISKDIGVNLHDMLLFKK
- a CDS encoding NAD(P)-dependent oxidoreductase, giving the protein MIIGLIGFGRVSKNLLKLIKSEDIQFITSCEKRSGETCKRIEQENIQVLNTFKEVAVKSDILISATSPKSALAVAKEYGKYVDGIYLDLNNISPDTTLEMNQYVSNLIDGAIIGKIDSENPILYLSGKRADELLFFNDFLKTRKISDNVGDAAILKMLRSSYTKSLSALLIESYEISRNCGLDDEFFETLALTEGDDFKEKSLSRIENTLKNSKRKSEELEEIIDYFDGNELIMVKAALKKLNQ
- a CDS encoding cytidyltransferase, whose product is MFILIGISADFDPVHKGHEKLIKEACRLAQRENKKVVVYLNKGFSANHAPFFVNFDARRDMALALGADEVRSFEGLHHRLVLSYSVPIRLKQMIDDGVTDYITSASISLDEIKSKAQKFIDEGNFVGMPKSYTNRNEIRWYAINEFLGGKLNYHVIKEFSKDKYSGRLIRQSIIDNDLEITADIEKLLPKTSVEILQREIDAGRVPGDRNWKDIYKRMNTYSRGNLEKIAYLNGNTINEIIKRRVYRDPESIWAAFRRSNYGPVMTRLAISSIEMEVTKKEVMDLMKSYEAQGVIPDNQKVQKVIDRAWYVASESEKGVSAREANDIFRSENINVDAPLSLEAGLNLTKFETKITKEGIKTDLYVDKNGKISVQFKSEGKKIKTNLRLPAVEVTYLRYIMDSHFIPVTGSIKKAKKGFKVKVIIG